The following proteins are encoded in a genomic region of Patescibacteria group bacterium:
- the ruvA gene encoding Holliday junction branch migration protein RuvA, with translation MISFIRGKIKAKDEEFVIVENNDIGFKVFVSPKTLEKLNIGEIVEFFIFFAIRNEKPELYGLLTQEELRVFEIIEKVSGIGPKGAMLIASLGTFDELKEAIEIQDFGFFSKIKGIGKKKIQKIILELGGSIKRIEEIKDKSPQQDEAFRGLVALGFSQKEAKEALSNVPMEVKDTSQRVQQALRQFTKK, from the coding sequence ATGATTTCTTTTATCAGGGGTAAAATAAAAGCAAAAGATGAAGAATTTGTTATTGTTGAAAACAATGATATTGGTTTTAAGGTTTTTGTTTCCCCAAAGACCTTGGAAAAATTAAATATAGGAGAGATAGTAGAGTTTTTTATTTTTTTCGCTATTCGCAATGAAAAGCCGGAATTATACGGGCTTTTGACGCAGGAAGAATTAAGGGTCTTTGAAATTATAGAAAAAGTTTCAGGAATCGGGCCCAAAGGAGCAATGCTTATCGCCTCATTGGGAACATTTGACGAGCTTAAAGAAGCCATAGAAATCCAGGATTTTGGTTTTTTCTCCAAAATTAAAGGAATCGGGAAAAAGAAAATTCAGAAGATTATCTTGGAATTAGGGGGCAGCATAAAAAGAATCGAGGAAATAAAAGATAAAAGTCCGCAACAAGACGAGGCATTCAGGGGCTTGGTAGCATTAGGGTTTTCTCAAAAAGAAGCGAAAGAGGCGTTATCAAATGTGCCAATGGAAGTCAAAGACACGAGTCAAAGAGTCCAACAGGCGTTAAGACAATTCACAAAGAAATGA
- a CDS encoding UDP-N-acetylmuramoyl-L-alanyl-D-glutamate--2,6-diaminopimelate ligase, whose protein sequence is MIKRILKKIFPQFLLNWYYQFFPLLGAVLYRFPSRKIVVVGVTGTNGKSTTIQLISDILRQAGFMVASLSSIRFQIGDKTRQNKLKMTMPGRLKMHHFLRQAVNKGCQYAVLEVTSEGIKQFRHKFINFDAVIFTNLEKEHIESHGSFEKYQQAKEKLFQVRGIKSSIVNLDDRYANGFLKFPIEEKWGYMIKPKAKSQKLETESQKPKTETKGINIVSGEAIRLFDDHSEFSVKGQGFFIPLVGEFNIYNALAAVSFGMSQGIDLNVMAEALKKTESIPGRMEFVIKEPFKVVVDYAHTPKALESVYKTLSMGKQQNAEKKLICVLGSCGGGRDKWKRPAFGSLAGQYCDKIILTNEDPYDEDPIQIIEEVEAGVPQSANCEKIFDRREAIRRALSLANPGDTVAITGKGGEPWICAAGGKKISWDDRQVAREEM, encoded by the coding sequence ATGATAAAAAGAATCCTAAAAAAGATTTTTCCGCAATTTCTTCTGAACTGGTATTACCAGTTTTTTCCTCTATTAGGCGCTGTTTTATATAGATTCCCGTCAAGAAAAATAGTGGTGGTTGGAGTGACTGGAACTAATGGAAAATCCACGACAATTCAGCTAATTTCGGATATTCTAAGGCAAGCGGGATTTATGGTTGCTTCGCTTTCTTCAATTCGTTTCCAAATAGGAGATAAAACAAGACAGAATAAACTTAAAATGACAATGCCGGGCCGGCTTAAGATGCATCATTTTTTAAGACAAGCGGTAAATAAAGGATGTCAATACGCTGTGCTGGAGGTAACATCTGAAGGAATCAAGCAGTTTCGTCATAAGTTTATCAATTTTGACGCGGTGATTTTCACCAATTTAGAGAAAGAACATATTGAATCCCATGGTTCATTTGAAAAATATCAACAAGCCAAAGAAAAGTTGTTCCAAGTCCGCGGGATTAAGAGCTCTATAGTTAATTTAGACGACAGGTATGCCAATGGTTTTCTGAAATTTCCAATTGAGGAGAAATGGGGATATATGATAAAGCCAAAAGCCAAAAGCCAAAAACTAGAAACAGAAAGCCAAAAGCCAAAAACAGAAACAAAGGGAATAAATATTGTAAGCGGAGAAGCAATAAGATTATTTGATGACCATTCGGAATTTTCTGTAAAAGGACAGGGATTTTTCATTCCTTTGGTCGGAGAGTTTAATATTTATAACGCTCTGGCAGCTGTTTCTTTCGGGATGTCCCAGGGTATAGATTTAAATGTGATGGCAGAGGCCTTGAAGAAAACAGAATCTATTCCGGGTAGGATGGAATTCGTGATAAAAGAGCCGTTTAAAGTAGTGGTTGATTATGCCCATACGCCTAAAGCTCTTGAAAGCGTATATAAAACGCTTTCTATGGGAAAACAGCAGAACGCAGAAAAGAAATTAATATGTGTTTTAGGTTCTTGCGGGGGCGGTAGGGATAAATGGAAAAGACCGGCTTTCGGGTCTTTAGCAGGCCAATATTGCGATAAGATTATTTTAACCAATGAAGACCCTTATGACGAAGACCCGATTCAAATTATTGAAGAAGTTGAGGCAGGCGTTCCCCAGAGCGCTAATTGCGAGAAGATTTTTGACAGACGAGAGGCGATTAGGAGGGCGCTGTCCTTAGCCAACCCCGGGGACACAGTGGCGATTACAGGCAAAGGGGGCGAGCCCTGGATTTGTGCGGCTGGAGGGAAAAAGATTTCCTGGGATGACAGGCAGGTAGCAAGAGAGGAAATGTAA
- a CDS encoding RtcB family protein, giving the protein MVKDAFKKIDQYLWELPASFRQGMRVGVRIYSSDKLWAQIEEESLEQLMNCAFLPGIIGYAFGMPDIHSGYGPPIGGVGAMEISQGVISPGFVGFDENCGVRLLKSQLNQKEIEPYLEKLADRIEKEIPSGLGRGRKTKLSINQINKVLDNGVPWLVEQGYGVEQDIENCEEGGCMRDADSAFVSDRAKNRGRDQLGTLGSGNHFLEIQTVEEIYDKQVAETFGLFTGQIVAMIHTGSRGLGHQNCSDYLKSALQAMPKYKISVPDKELACTPFNSPEGQNFLKAMYAVCNFAWANRQIVTHYARKAFKEIIGNSNDLVLLYDVAHNIVKIEEHEVNGGIMKLIVHRKGATRAFPAGHSGIPERYKSAGQPVLIPGSMGTSSYVCVGTEKSKEAWHTVNHGAGRAMSRHAAINQIRGEDVVNHLQKQGILVKCHSARNIAEEAPLAYKNINDVVDVVQGAGLARKVARLKPLAVIKGE; this is encoded by the coding sequence ATGGTTAAAGATGCATTCAAAAAAATAGACCAATATTTATGGGAATTACCAGCGTCTTTTAGGCAAGGAATGAGGGTGGGCGTTAGAATCTATTCTTCTGATAAATTATGGGCGCAAATAGAAGAAGAGTCCTTAGAGCAATTGATGAATTGCGCTTTTTTGCCGGGAATTATTGGTTACGCTTTTGGTATGCCTGATATCCATTCTGGTTATGGTCCGCCGATTGGAGGAGTTGGAGCAATGGAGATAAGCCAAGGAGTAATTTCTCCTGGATTTGTAGGGTTTGACGAAAATTGTGGGGTGCGTTTGCTTAAATCGCAACTTAATCAAAAGGAGATTGAGCCATATTTAGAAAAGTTGGCAGACAGAATTGAAAAGGAAATTCCTTCGGGATTGGGCAGAGGCAGAAAAACAAAATTAAGCATTAACCAAATAAATAAAGTGCTTGATAATGGTGTGCCATGGTTAGTAGAGCAGGGTTATGGCGTAGAACAAGATATTGAAAATTGTGAAGAAGGGGGATGTATGCGCGATGCTGATTCCGCATTCGTTTCAGACAGAGCAAAAAATCGCGGGAGAGACCAGCTCGGAACCTTGGGAAGCGGAAATCATTTTTTAGAAATTCAAACAGTGGAAGAAATTTATGACAAACAAGTAGCTGAAACATTTGGATTATTTACCGGACAAATAGTGGCAATGATTCATACTGGTTCGCGGGGTTTGGGACATCAGAATTGTTCTGATTATTTAAAATCTGCTTTACAAGCAATGCCAAAGTATAAGATTAGTGTGCCAGACAAGGAATTGGCTTGCACCCCGTTTAATTCTCCAGAAGGTCAAAATTTTCTGAAAGCAATGTATGCTGTTTGTAATTTTGCTTGGGCAAATAGGCAGATTGTCACCCATTATGCCCGCAAGGCGTTTAAGGAAATAATTGGCAATTCCAATGACCTTGTTCTTTTGTATGATGTGGCTCATAATATTGTTAAAATTGAGGAACACGAAGTTAATGGCGGAATTATGAAGTTAATAGTTCATCGCAAAGGTGCAACAAGAGCTTTCCCAGCTGGGCATTCCGGGATTCCGGAAAGATATAAGTCGGCTGGACAGCCGGTTCTTATCCCTGGTTCTATGGGAACATCTTCTTATGTCTGCGTGGGCACGGAAAAGTCAAAAGAGGCCTGGCATACAGTAAATCACGGGGCAGGGAGAGCAATGTCCAGGCATGCGGCAATTAACCAAATCAGGGGGGAAGATGTTGTTAATCACTTGCAAAAACAGGGAATTTTGGTAAAGTGTCATTCAGCGAGGAATATTGCCGAAGAAGCACCTTTGGCTTATAAAAATATTAATGATGTAGTAGATGTAGTTCAGGGAGCAGGGCTTGCCAGAAAAGTTGCTCGATTGAAACCATTGGCAGTTATAAAGGGAGAATAA
- a CDS encoding Nif3-like dinuclear metal center hexameric protein produces MKIQDIHDLAVQMAMTADLRGREAVEKFLSKKQRDYENFSEKEKQDFDLEMLKNPYSDSRILNISEDKEIKKILIGIDIDPAELLMAKEIGNIDLIISHHPLGKALATLHEVMNLQCEVLAKYGVPINIAEGLMREKISEVARGLNKPNSQRTVDAAKLLKSNLICLHTVCDNLAADFLKKIVESKKPETVGELLDIIEKIPEYKLSIKNGIGPKIFVGKKDSHCGRIAFTEITGGTEGSPKLYEKMAQAGVGTIVGMHVSEEHKREAESAHINMVIAGHMASDSLGVNLFLDELEKKGIEIVPCSGLIRVSRNQ; encoded by the coding sequence ATGAAAATACAAGACATTCATGATTTAGCAGTTCAGATGGCTATGACTGCTGACCTCCGAGGCAGAGAGGCAGTAGAAAAGTTTTTAAGCAAAAAACAGCGCGATTATGAAAATTTTTCTGAAAAAGAAAAACAGGACTTTGATTTAGAAATGCTTAAAAATCCATACTCTGATTCTCGCATTTTAAACATATCTGAAGACAAGGAAATAAAAAAGATTTTAATCGGTATAGATATAGACCCGGCCGAGCTTTTGATGGCAAAAGAAATTGGGAATATTGATTTGATTATTTCTCATCATCCATTAGGAAAAGCGTTAGCAACTCTTCATGAAGTAATGAATCTCCAATGCGAAGTTCTTGCCAAATACGGAGTCCCGATAAATATAGCAGAGGGGCTGATGAGAGAGAAAATATCAGAAGTGGCCCGCGGCTTAAACAAGCCAAATTCTCAAAGAACAGTTGACGCAGCTAAGCTTTTGAAATCCAATTTAATCTGTCTCCATACTGTTTGTGATAATTTGGCAGCCGATTTCCTCAAAAAAATTGTTGAAAGCAAAAAACCGGAGACAGTGGGAGAACTGTTGGATATTATAGAAAAAATTCCCGAATATAAATTATCAATCAAAAATGGAATTGGACCCAAGATTTTTGTAGGCAAAAAAGACAGTCATTGCGGAAGAATCGCTTTTACAGAGATTACCGGAGGCACAGAGGGCTCGCCAAAGCTTTATGAAAAAATGGCGCAGGCAGGGGTTGGAACCATTGTAGGAATGCATGTTTCAGAAGAGCATAAAAGAGAAGCGGAATCAGCTCATATTAATATGGTGATAGCCGGACATATGGCTTCCGATTCCCTTGGCGTGAATCTCTTTTTAGACGAATTGGAGAAAAAAGGGATTGAAATCGTGCCTTGCTCCGGCTTGATTAGGGTCTCCCGGAATCAATAA
- a CDS encoding tRNA uridine(34) 5-carboxymethylaminomethyl modification radical SAM/GNAT enzyme Elp3 — translation MELAKEIIIALFKEKDLSPEILSSLKRSYSKKKSAKMIPNSQLLEAYHTLIKDKRIRPSQKIEEALRIKKIRSLSGIVIVSVLTKPFPCPGKCIYCPSQANAPKSYLKEEPAVARAIRCEYNPYKQVQLRIRALEAIGHPTDKIDLRIIGGTWSFYPKNYQNWFIKECFKGANNYNQKQKNQKPKPHAKNKNLKQIQKENEKAGHRIIGITIETRPDFIDKKEIKRLRELGMTRVELGVQSIYDNILKINKRGHNIDATIKATQLLKDAGFKICFQMMPNLLGSDPNKDVEMFEQLFSNPDFRPDYLKIYPCALLREAPLYDIWEEREYKPYTEKQLLEIIIAIKKTVPYYCRIQRIIRDIPSQYIIQGGTKTSNLRQMIEKISKQQGWQCKCIRCREVKDNYNPKEKIYLFRTDYEASNGKEIFLSFENKNRTLLHSLLRLRIPGEIVLPVLKNSGIVREIHTYGKLVPISRKIKAPQHRGLGKKLMQEAERIIKKEFGLKNIAVISGVGVRGYYRKLGYGLKQTYMIKKLQ, via the coding sequence ATGGAATTGGCAAAAGAAATCATTATCGCTCTTTTTAAAGAAAAGGATTTAAGCCCCGAGATTTTGAGTTCATTGAAGCGTTCTTATTCCAAGAAAAAAAGCGCGAAAATGATTCCAAACTCCCAATTATTAGAAGCTTATCACACCTTAATCAAAGATAAAAGAATAAGGCCAAGCCAGAAAATTGAGGAAGCTTTGCGGATTAAAAAAATCCGGTCGCTTTCAGGGATAGTTATTGTTTCTGTCCTTACAAAACCATTTCCTTGTCCGGGAAAATGTATTTACTGCCCTTCCCAAGCTAATGCGCCGAAAAGCTATCTTAAAGAAGAGCCAGCAGTGGCAAGGGCGATTAGATGCGAATATAACCCATATAAACAAGTTCAATTGCGGATTCGCGCGCTTGAGGCAATCGGCCACCCAACAGATAAAATTGATTTAAGAATTATCGGCGGAACATGGTCGTTTTACCCGAAAAATTATCAAAATTGGTTTATTAAAGAATGTTTTAAGGGAGCGAACAACTACAATCAAAAACAAAAAAACCAAAAGCCAAAACCACATGCAAAAAATAAAAACCTAAAACAAATACAAAAAGAAAATGAAAAGGCGGGACACAGGATAATCGGAATTACAATTGAAACAAGACCGGACTTTATTGATAAAAAAGAAATAAAACGATTAAGGGAACTTGGGATGACCAGGGTTGAGCTCGGAGTTCAGAGCATCTATGACAATATTTTAAAAATAAATAAAAGGGGGCATAATATTGACGCAACAATAAAGGCAACTCAACTCTTAAAAGACGCTGGATTTAAAATTTGTTTTCAGATGATGCCAAACCTGTTGGGGTCTGACCCGAACAAGGATGTTGAGATGTTTGAACAACTTTTCTCAAATCCAGATTTTAGGCCTGATTATTTAAAAATATATCCCTGCGCATTATTAAGAGAAGCTCCTTTGTATGATATCTGGGAAGAACGAGAATATAAGCCCTACACAGAAAAACAACTTTTGGAAATCATAATCGCAATCAAAAAGACAGTCCCATATTACTGTCGGATACAAAGAATTATTAGGGATATTCCGTCCCAATATATAATACAGGGCGGAACTAAAACATCTAATTTAAGGCAGATGATAGAAAAAATATCAAAACAGCAAGGATGGCAATGTAAGTGCATTAGGTGCAGGGAAGTTAAAGACAACTACAATCCAAAAGAAAAAATATATCTTTTCCGAACTGATTATGAAGCGTCTAATGGAAAAGAAATATTTTTAAGTTTTGAGAATAAAAACCGAACTCTGCTCCACAGCTTGTTGCGGTTAAGAATACCTGGCGAGATTGTTTTGCCTGTTCTAAAAAATTCAGGCATTGTAAGGGAAATTCACACTTACGGAAAATTAGTGCCAATATCCCGAAAAATAAAAGCTCCCCAGCACCGAGGGCTTGGTAAAAAATTGATGCAGGAAGCAGAAAGAATTATTAAAAAAGAATTCGGCTTGAAAAATATCGCTGTGATATCCGGAGTTGGAGTGAGGGGTTATTACAGAAAATTAGGATATGGACTGAAGCAAACTTATATGATAAAAAAACTGCAATAA
- a CDS encoding class I SAM-dependent methyltransferase: MKKDFAEYLLDKTRQDYDVIADDFDKKRDYIPPDFAILQDYINEGDKILDLGCGNGRFKEVVGDNVDYRGVDVSGALIRIAKAKYPDAKFFVSKPLSLPFEDNFFDKVFCLAVFHHIPSSAIRKEFLKEVRRVLRPEGRIVLTVWDLNDNKKARRLLLKYILLKLIGRTKLDFKDIFYPWKNSAGKLVINRYIHIFSEKELEKIIESAGFVIKEKGILERSKKGKNIFIIAQK; this comes from the coding sequence ATGAAAAAAGATTTTGCTGAATATTTATTGGATAAGACAAGGCAGGACTATGATGTGATTGCAGATGATTTTGATAAAAAGCGAGATTATATTCCTCCTGATTTTGCGATTTTACAGGACTATATTAATGAAGGAGACAAGATTCTGGATTTAGGATGCGGAAATGGGCGGTTCAAGGAAGTGGTCGGGGATAATGTTGATTATCGCGGAGTTGATGTTTCCGGCGCCTTAATACGAATCGCTAAAGCCAAATATCCAGATGCCAAGTTTTTTGTCAGCAAGCCATTATCTCTGCCTTTTGAGGATAATTTTTTTGACAAAGTATTTTGCTTGGCTGTTTTCCATCATATCCCGTCAAGCGCTATAAGAAAAGAGTTTTTAAAGGAAGTGAGGCGGGTTTTAAGACCAGAAGGCAGGATTGTCTTAACTGTTTGGGATTTAAATGATAACAAGAAAGCGAGACGACTTTTATTAAAATATATTTTGCTTAAATTAATAGGCAGAACAAAGCTTGATTTCAAAGATATTTTTTATCCTTGGAAAAACAGCGCTGGCAAGCTTGTTATAAACAGATATATTCATATTTTTTCAGAAAAGGAGTTGGAAAAGATTATTGAAAGCGCGGGATTTGTAATAAAAGAAAAAGGAATTTTAGAAAGAAGCAAAAAAGGAAAAAACATTTTCATAATCGCCCAAAAATAA